The proteins below come from a single Natrinema sp. SYSU A 869 genomic window:
- a CDS encoding MBL fold metallo-hydrolase, whose amino-acid sequence MDDPTRQSVDAVSQVSRLDFDIEWPPKHAAAYLLEEPAPILIDTGDPQDRAEATIREGLTAKGYAVDDVEAVVVTHPHSDHIGQVPLLREAGATVYAPEPVLEQLERDADDLADGVREIGRSAGYHGEAIDREIERAQSSLRRNRRLLAPEAAVSFEFGEPFAVAGREFEAIHTPGHQVHHASLATDLNGERVLFSGDALIEPFRPGAINVGIDYGAYDAVDDFHRSLDRLEERAFDRVFPGHGPIFTEYEGAIETTRSALETLTGETLEAVTAVGPATPIEITRHRAGDVRYPAQLLDTLGALGTLEERGRIEYEDRDGVRYYSFKKASP is encoded by the coding sequence ATGGACGACCCCACGCGACAGAGCGTCGATGCCGTCTCACAGGTCTCGAGACTGGACTTCGACATCGAGTGGCCGCCGAAACACGCCGCGGCGTACCTCCTCGAGGAGCCCGCACCGATCCTGATCGACACTGGCGATCCACAGGACCGCGCCGAAGCGACGATCCGCGAGGGGCTGACGGCGAAGGGGTACGCGGTCGATGACGTCGAGGCTGTCGTCGTCACGCACCCCCACAGCGATCACATCGGACAGGTGCCGCTCCTGCGCGAGGCCGGCGCGACGGTCTATGCCCCCGAACCCGTGCTCGAGCAACTCGAGCGCGACGCGGACGACCTCGCGGACGGCGTTCGCGAGATCGGCCGCTCTGCGGGCTACCACGGCGAGGCGATCGACCGCGAGATCGAGCGCGCCCAGTCGTCGCTGCGGCGCAACCGACGCCTGCTCGCACCCGAGGCGGCCGTCTCCTTCGAATTCGGCGAGCCGTTTGCCGTCGCGGGCCGCGAGTTCGAGGCCATCCACACGCCCGGCCATCAGGTTCACCACGCGAGTCTGGCGACCGATCTGAACGGCGAACGGGTGCTGTTCAGCGGCGACGCACTCATCGAGCCGTTTCGGCCCGGCGCGATCAACGTCGGCATCGATTACGGGGCCTACGACGCTGTCGACGACTTTCACCGCTCGCTGGATCGGCTCGAGGAGCGCGCGTTCGATCGCGTCTTCCCCGGTCACGGGCCGATCTTCACCGAGTACGAGGGGGCAATCGAGACCACTCGCTCGGCGCTCGAGACGCTCACCGGGGAGACGCTCGAGGCGGTGACGGCCGTCGGCCCGGCGACGCCCATAGAGATCACTCGCCACCGCGCCGGCGACGTCCGCTATCCGGCCCAGTTGCTCGACACGCTCGGCGCGCTCGGCACGCTCGAGGAGCGGGGCAGAATCGAGTACGAGGACCGCGACGGCGTCCGCTACTACTCGTTCAAGAAGGCCTCGCCGTGA
- a CDS encoding acyl-CoA dehydrogenase — MSWIGGGRINIAAGAVGTAQFLLDMSVEYARDRETFGKPIGHRQGVSFQLAELATDIEQVRQLYRYAAWKMDNGERARTEESMAKLRGAKLANDAADVAMQVHGGAGFMKDLPIERNYRSARVFRIFEGTDEIQKRTIARELI; from the coding sequence ATGAGTTGGATCGGTGGCGGCCGGATCAACATCGCAGCCGGCGCTGTCGGGACAGCCCAGTTCCTGCTGGATATGTCGGTTGAGTACGCCCGCGACCGGGAAACGTTCGGGAAGCCGATCGGCCACCGGCAGGGGGTCTCGTTCCAGTTGGCCGAACTCGCGACGGACATCGAGCAGGTCCGCCAGCTCTACCGCTATGCCGCCTGGAAGATGGACAACGGCGAACGGGCCCGCACGGAGGAGTCAATGGCGAAGCTCCGCGGTGCGAAGCTCGCGAACGACGCGGCCGACGTCGCGATGCAGGTCCACGGCGGTGCCGGCTTCATGAAGGACCTTCCCATCGAGCGTAACTATCGCTCGGCGCGCGTCTTCCGCATCTTCGAAGGAACCGACGAGATCCAGAAACGGACGATCGCTCGAGAACTCATCTGA
- a CDS encoding TIGR03617 family F420-dependent LLM class oxidoreductase, producing the protein MDNDAFLPHPVIADRTDEIQQGTRIALAFTRSPMALAYTAWDLAQYTDGRFVLGIGTQVKGHNERRFSVDWESPGPQLREVVESLRHIFDVFQGRTDLEYEGDHYSFSLMTDNFDPGPIDHPEIPIYIAGVNEYNLRLAGELCDGLAMHPFNTPEYTDDIIAPTVAEGADREDRSLEDVSLSASPFVVTGETDEERERSRAEVRQRIAFYGSTRTYHDVLAHHGWRAVGEELHDLSKDGKWEEMADLVTDEMVATFAIEAPPEELLSQAEDVYGGIADRVVLPLDHGEAFLNE; encoded by the coding sequence ATGGATAACGACGCCTTCCTTCCGCATCCCGTGATCGCGGACCGGACCGACGAGATCCAACAGGGGACGCGGATCGCACTCGCGTTCACCCGCAGTCCAATGGCGCTGGCCTACACCGCCTGGGACCTCGCCCAGTACACGGACGGCCGGTTCGTGCTCGGCATCGGCACGCAGGTCAAGGGCCACAACGAGCGCCGATTCAGCGTCGACTGGGAGTCGCCGGGCCCCCAACTTCGCGAAGTCGTGGAGTCGCTCCGGCATATTTTCGACGTGTTCCAAGGAAGGACCGATCTCGAGTACGAGGGCGACCACTACTCGTTCTCGCTCATGACGGACAACTTCGATCCGGGACCGATCGATCACCCTGAGATCCCGATCTACATCGCGGGCGTCAACGAGTACAACCTCCGGCTCGCGGGGGAACTGTGCGACGGCCTGGCGATGCATCCGTTCAACACGCCCGAGTACACCGACGACATCATCGCGCCGACCGTCGCCGAGGGTGCCGATCGCGAGGATCGCTCACTCGAGGACGTCTCCCTCTCCGCGAGTCCGTTCGTCGTGACGGGCGAAACGGACGAAGAGCGCGAGCGTTCTCGTGCCGAGGTCCGGCAGCGAATCGCCTTCTACGGCAGCACGCGCACCTACCACGACGTCCTCGCACACCACGGCTGGCGCGCCGTCGGCGAGGAGCTACACGACCTCTCGAAAGACGGGAAGTGGGAAGAGATGGCCGACCTCGTTACTGACGAGATGGTGGCGACGTTCGCGATCGAAGCACCGCCCGAGGAGTTGCTCTCTCAGGCCGAAGACGTCTACGGCGGAATCGCCGACCGCGTCGTCCTCCCGTTGGATCACGGCGAGGCCTTCTTGAACGAGTAG
- a CDS encoding AMP-binding protein encodes MDLASVTEATRDGNVARLHDETARLHGDARAIEYHGRTLTHAELEAESARFAGGLADLGIEPGDVLLQYLPNCPPYLIGALGAFKAGAIVSPVNPQYRKRELTYQLEDTEATAVLTHEALEPHLEEALAEIEWNPIIISVGTDSEDNDIHTFENVRGEERFVERADDDVALLPYTSGTTGKPKGVQLTHRNFRAQTFAVLSQDHALDDEDVKSLVWLPLYHITGFTHTAWQPLVRGGSVSLRSAANWDGDAAMELIEEEGITHYVGVTAMYVDMINSEEFGEYDLTSLESAGEGGAKLSVAVQKEFEETAGVEMAEGYGLTETNGATHSQSGSTFGLRHGTIGQPTRMTEAKIVDSSGETVVVGEEGELLVRGPQVMKGYHNMPEATERAFTEDSWFYTGDIARRDADNYYEIVDRKKHMINSAGYNIYPSELEELLAEHEAVAEGAVVGIPDERRNEVPKAYVVTAPGVEPEEDVTAEEIREFFLDNVASYKHPREVEFIDELPRTTSGKIQKYKLEDREEDEDREEGEA; translated from the coding sequence ATGGATTTGGCGAGCGTTACCGAGGCTACCAGGGACGGCAACGTGGCGCGGCTCCACGACGAGACGGCCCGGCTTCACGGCGACGCACGAGCGATCGAGTATCACGGGCGGACGCTGACCCACGCCGAACTCGAGGCCGAGAGCGCGCGGTTCGCCGGCGGGCTGGCCGATCTCGGCATCGAGCCCGGCGACGTTCTGCTCCAGTACCTGCCGAACTGTCCGCCGTACCTGATCGGTGCCCTCGGGGCGTTCAAAGCGGGTGCGATCGTCTCGCCGGTCAACCCCCAGTACCGCAAGCGGGAGCTGACCTACCAGCTCGAGGACACCGAAGCGACGGCCGTCCTCACCCACGAGGCGCTGGAACCTCACCTCGAGGAGGCACTCGCCGAGATCGAGTGGAATCCGATCATCATCTCGGTCGGTACTGATTCCGAGGACAACGACATCCACACCTTCGAGAACGTCCGCGGCGAGGAACGGTTCGTCGAGCGGGCCGACGACGACGTGGCGTTGCTGCCCTACACCTCGGGGACGACGGGGAAACCGAAGGGCGTCCAACTGACGCATCGAAACTTCCGCGCCCAGACGTTTGCCGTGCTCTCCCAGGACCACGCGCTCGACGACGAGGACGTCAAGAGCCTCGTCTGGCTCCCGCTGTATCACATCACCGGCTTCACTCACACCGCCTGGCAGCCGCTCGTACGGGGCGGCAGCGTCTCCCTCCGCAGCGCCGCCAACTGGGACGGCGACGCCGCGATGGAACTGATCGAAGAAGAGGGGATCACCCACTACGTCGGCGTCACCGCGATGTACGTCGACATGATCAACAGCGAGGAGTTCGGCGAGTACGACCTGACCAGCCTCGAGTCGGCCGGCGAGGGCGGCGCGAAGCTGTCCGTCGCGGTCCAGAAGGAGTTCGAGGAGACCGCGGGCGTCGAGATGGCGGAGGGATATGGGCTGACCGAGACGAACGGCGCAACCCACTCCCAGAGCGGCTCGACGTTCGGCCTGCGTCACGGGACGATCGGCCAGCCGACCCGGATGACTGAGGCCAAAATCGTCGACTCGAGCGGCGAGACGGTCGTCGTCGGCGAGGAAGGCGAACTCCTCGTCCGCGGGCCGCAGGTGATGAAGGGGTATCACAACATGCCCGAGGCCACCGAGCGGGCCTTTACGGAAGATAGCTGGTTTTACACCGGCGACATCGCCCGCCGGGACGCGGATAACTACTACGAGATCGTCGACCGGAAGAAGCACATGATCAACTCCGCTGGCTACAACATCTACCCCAGCGAACTCGAGGAACTCTTGGCCGAACACGAGGCCGTCGCCGAGGGCGCAGTAGTGGGGATCCCCGACGAACGCCGCAACGAGGTCCCGAAGGCGTACGTCGTCACCGCACCAGGCGTCGAGCCTGAGGAGGACGTCACCGCCGAGGAAATCAGGGAGTTCTTCCTCGACAACGTCGCCTCCTACAAGCACCCCCGCGAGGTCGAGTTCATCGACGAACTCCCCCGCACCACCAGCGGCAAGATCCAGAAGTACAAGCTTGAGGACCGGGAGGAAGACGAGGACCGGGAGGAGGGGGAGGCCTGA
- a CDS encoding class I adenylate-forming enzyme family protein, whose product MELDIVSAETLLEPPYDGNVARLLERAVAEHPDTIAVEHAGETVTYRDLGDRVARFATALRELGLEAGDRVGVYMPNGIPFCTVVWACCHAGVIASPLNPEYRRREIEYQLEHADAEAVVIDGAADDYVREAVADLETEIVSATAGSDGDHPSLPGLAGDATDAEAEIVDREDEDVLLQPYTSGTTGKPKGVLLTHRNFRVQIAQSVSSYSAGPIEGDGIIVLPMYHITGMIGMMASLCAGRTLHLLRPDQWDPERVLAKLDEHDIPAFTGVAAMFVDLLEAHDPDEYDLSTLVRAGQGGDKLPKPIQEGFEEAFDVPLTEGYGLTETTATSHTIRWSSLGNRPGSVGQPVGHTRSKVVDEDGNEVDPGEEGEILIAGSQVMKGYYKNPEANEEVFTEDGYFRTGDIGTRDEDNYYYIKGREKEMILTAGYNVYPREIEDLLYEHPEIHEAAVFGVPDERRGETVAAAVAPAEGTDLTAADVEAYVLDELAPYKHPRIVEIRRDLPKTGSGKIRKTALRDEFCEEHGIEP is encoded by the coding sequence ATGGAGCTCGATATCGTCTCCGCGGAGACCCTCCTGGAGCCGCCCTATGACGGGAACGTCGCTCGCTTGCTCGAGCGAGCGGTCGCAGAGCATCCCGATACGATCGCCGTCGAACACGCCGGCGAGACCGTCACGTATCGCGACTTGGGCGACCGCGTCGCGCGGTTCGCGACCGCACTCCGGGAACTCGGCCTCGAGGCGGGCGACCGGGTCGGCGTCTACATGCCCAACGGCATCCCCTTCTGTACCGTCGTCTGGGCCTGCTGTCACGCTGGCGTGATCGCGAGCCCGCTGAATCCCGAGTATCGCCGCCGCGAGATCGAATACCAGCTCGAGCACGCCGACGCCGAGGCGGTGGTCATTGACGGCGCGGCCGACGACTACGTCCGCGAGGCCGTCGCCGATCTCGAGACCGAGATCGTCAGCGCGACGGCCGGGAGCGACGGTGATCATCCCTCGTTGCCGGGCCTCGCCGGCGACGCGACCGACGCCGAGGCGGAAATCGTCGACCGCGAGGACGAGGACGTCCTCCTCCAGCCGTACACTTCGGGGACGACGGGGAAACCGAAGGGCGTCCTGCTGACCCACCGCAACTTCCGGGTCCAGATCGCACAGAGCGTCTCGAGCTACAGCGCCGGGCCGATCGAGGGCGACGGGATCATCGTCCTGCCGATGTACCACATCACGGGGATGATCGGGATGATGGCGTCGCTCTGTGCCGGCCGAACGCTGCACCTGCTGCGACCGGACCAGTGGGACCCCGAGCGCGTCCTCGCGAAACTCGACGAACACGACATCCCCGCCTTTACCGGCGTCGCCGCGATGTTCGTCGATCTGCTCGAGGCCCACGACCCCGACGAGTACGACCTGTCGACGCTGGTCCGGGCGGGTCAGGGCGGGGACAAGTTACCGAAACCGATCCAGGAGGGGTTCGAGGAGGCGTTCGACGTGCCCCTCACCGAGGGATACGGGCTCACGGAGACGACCGCGACGAGTCATACGATCCGGTGGTCGTCGCTCGGAAACCGGCCCGGTAGCGTCGGCCAGCCGGTCGGCCACACGCGCTCGAAGGTCGTCGACGAGGACGGCAACGAGGTCGATCCCGGCGAGGAGGGCGAGATCCTCATCGCCGGATCGCAGGTGATGAAAGGCTACTACAAGAACCCCGAGGCCAACGAGGAAGTCTTCACCGAGGACGGCTACTTCCGCACCGGCGACATCGGGACCCGCGACGAGGACAACTACTACTACATCAAGGGCCGCGAGAAGGAGATGATACTGACAGCGGGGTACAACGTCTACCCCCGCGAAATCGAGGATTTGCTTTACGAGCATCCCGAGATCCACGAGGCGGCGGTCTTCGGCGTCCCCGACGAGCGACGCGGCGAGACCGTCGCCGCCGCGGTCGCTCCCGCGGAGGGGACGGACCTGACCGCCGCGGACGTCGAGGCGTACGTCCTCGACGAACTCGCCCCCTACAAACACCCGCGGATCGTCGAGATCCGGCGCGACCTCCCCAAGACGGGCAGCGGGAAGATCCGGAAGACGGCCCTGCGCGACGAGTTCTGCGAGGAACACGGGATCGAACCGTGA
- a CDS encoding OB-fold domain-containing protein has product MSAPVKDRREKWEGPVPVPTGATVPFWAGTLEGDLRYQECECGNRQLYPRAICTSCGDEDPPFEVSEGVGTIYTYTVCHVPGEPGFGDRTPYVVGAIDLVEGPRLLALIDAEPEGLEIGASVAVTFWQISDVAAIPVFVPE; this is encoded by the coding sequence ATGAGCGCACCAGTGAAAGACCGCCGTGAGAAGTGGGAGGGACCGGTTCCCGTCCCGACCGGCGCGACGGTTCCCTTCTGGGCGGGAACGCTCGAAGGAGACCTGCGCTATCAGGAGTGTGAGTGTGGCAACCGCCAGCTCTACCCGCGAGCGATCTGTACCAGTTGCGGAGACGAGGACCCGCCGTTCGAAGTCAGCGAGGGTGTCGGGACGATCTACACCTATACCGTCTGCCACGTCCCCGGCGAACCCGGCTTTGGCGATCGCACGCCGTACGTCGTCGGTGCGATTGACCTCGTCGAGGGCCCTCGTTTGCTCGCGCTGATCGACGCCGAGCCCGAGGGACTCGAGATCGGCGCATCGGTCGCGGTCACCTTCTGGCAAATATCTGACGTGGCTGCGATTCCGGTGTTCGTGCCGGAGTAG
- a CDS encoding D-2-hydroxyacid dehydrogenase produces MRVVVTPHVLGGGGPIVADEIRERRPDIDLAHVKDEDDLLETVGDADILVTHRLPDDVLEAAEALEWVQALSAGTDVYDDGALTDHDVVLTNVSGIHAKPIGQQVLGYLLHFERGFDRAVAQQHRREWDRYTGGELGDRTVGIVGVGAIGSQVADYCRPFDARVIGTKRDPTDAPAAIDEIYGPDGLETVLAESDYLVVACPLTDETRGLIDAEALATLSDEAILVNVARGEIVDEPALIDALEADELGGAALDVFEAEPLPEESPLWDHEDVLVTPHMAGSTPHYWERCADVFVRNYDRFLAGEALENRVV; encoded by the coding sequence GTGCGCGTCGTCGTCACGCCCCACGTCCTCGGAGGCGGCGGCCCGATCGTCGCTGACGAGATCCGCGAGCGGCGGCCCGACATCGACCTCGCACACGTCAAGGACGAGGACGACTTGCTCGAGACCGTCGGCGACGCAGATATCCTCGTTACTCACCGGCTTCCCGACGACGTCCTCGAGGCGGCCGAGGCCCTCGAGTGGGTGCAGGCACTGAGCGCGGGCACTGACGTATACGACGATGGCGCGCTGACCGATCACGACGTCGTCCTGACGAACGTCTCGGGCATCCACGCGAAGCCGATCGGGCAGCAGGTGCTGGGCTACCTACTGCACTTCGAGCGGGGCTTCGACCGCGCGGTCGCCCAACAGCACCGCCGGGAGTGGGATCGCTACACGGGTGGCGAACTCGGTGATCGAACCGTCGGCATCGTCGGCGTCGGCGCGATCGGCTCGCAGGTTGCCGACTACTGCCGACCCTTCGATGCCCGCGTGATCGGCACCAAGCGCGATCCGACCGACGCGCCCGCGGCCATCGACGAGATCTACGGGCCCGACGGGCTCGAGACGGTCCTCGCCGAGAGCGACTACCTCGTCGTCGCCTGCCCGCTGACCGACGAGACGCGAGGGCTGATCGACGCCGAGGCGCTGGCGACACTGAGCGACGAGGCGATCCTCGTCAACGTCGCCCGCGGCGAGATCGTCGACGAACCGGCGCTCATCGACGCGCTCGAGGCCGACGAACTCGGCGGTGCTGCACTCGACGTCTTTGAGGCGGAACCCCTTCCCGAGGAGTCGCCGCTGTGGGACCACGAGGACGTGCTCGTGACGCCGCACATGGCCGGGAGCACGCCTCACTACTGGGAGCGCTGTGCCGACGTCTTCGTGCGGAACTACGACCGATTTCTCGCGGGTGAAGCTCTCGAGAATCGCGTCGTCTGA
- a CDS encoding acyl-CoA dehydrogenase family protein, giving the protein MDFSEPSEAVQIKKALDDFIEQEVAPLESEYDEFLGADYEKHIVDDEHRQVPEYRNIVEQIRQKSVEAGFYGMTMPEEVGGGDVDILTRAIVGEHMANRPPGFHSAIFGGAGGPTPILLACDEAQREEYLEPLMDGEITTCFALTEPGHGSDAHHMDTRAEKDGDEWVINGQKVYITNGPYADFTMVFARTSGEDGDLEGITCFLVDDDNPGFEVGTIHRAMGMTPARTPNSSSTTAASVTSRYSARSDRGSRPR; this is encoded by the coding sequence ATGGACTTCAGCGAACCGTCCGAAGCTGTGCAGATCAAGAAGGCCCTCGACGACTTCATCGAGCAGGAAGTCGCGCCCCTCGAGAGCGAGTACGACGAGTTTCTCGGTGCGGACTACGAGAAACACATCGTCGACGACGAGCACCGACAGGTCCCCGAGTACCGCAACATCGTCGAACAGATCCGCCAGAAGTCGGTCGAGGCGGGCTTCTACGGCATGACGATGCCGGAGGAAGTCGGCGGTGGTGACGTCGATATCCTCACTCGCGCGATCGTCGGCGAGCACATGGCAAACCGGCCACCGGGCTTCCACAGCGCCATCTTCGGCGGTGCCGGCGGCCCAACGCCAATCCTGCTGGCCTGTGACGAAGCGCAGCGCGAGGAGTACCTCGAGCCGCTGATGGACGGCGAAATCACGACCTGCTTCGCGCTGACCGAGCCGGGCCACGGAAGCGACGCCCACCACATGGACACCCGCGCAGAGAAGGACGGCGACGAGTGGGTCATCAACGGCCAGAAGGTGTACATCACGAACGGGCCGTACGCGGACTTCACGATGGTCTTCGCTCGAACGAGCGGCGAAGACGGTGACCTCGAGGGGATCACGTGTTTCCTCGTCGATGACGACAACCCCGGCTTCGAAGTGGGGACGATCCACCGCGCGATGGGGATGACCCCGGCACGCACGCCGAACTCTTCTTCAACGACTGCCGCGTCGGTGACGAGCAGGTACTCGGCGAGGTCGGACAGGGGTTCCAGGCCGCGATGA
- a CDS encoding MaoC family dehydratase N-terminal domain-containing protein: MPTRPLADLEAMVGDSRVTVEEFRIEPGKVEEFARAITAEDPVFWDETAAADRGHDRVPAPLTYTQVGRFPRYTPADVDGKGFDLGFRPEYVLHGEQAHEYERPIYVGDVLEGTATLADVFQREGGRAGTMTFAVLETEYRTRDGDLVLTDRSTAIETEGAVDDGSGADDGESKAANGAAEPASDDPTEADGGTAATEPAAPSATVDEFERVRTVAELKPGDAGPTAVVEDLERKQFVTYAGASGDFNPIHYDEPYATAAGNESVFGQGMFTAGITSRVVANWFDLRDVSTFGVRFQSRVFPDDTVVASGEVVEIDRDAGTVETELEARTADGETLLTGTATARLSSEE; the protein is encoded by the coding sequence ATGCCGACTAGGCCGCTCGCGGACCTCGAGGCGATGGTCGGCGATTCCCGAGTCACGGTCGAGGAGTTCCGCATCGAGCCCGGCAAGGTCGAGGAGTTCGCGCGGGCGATCACGGCCGAGGACCCGGTCTTCTGGGACGAGACCGCGGCGGCGGACCGAGGCCACGACCGCGTCCCCGCGCCGCTGACCTACACCCAGGTCGGCCGGTTCCCGCGGTACACGCCCGCCGACGTCGACGGGAAGGGGTTCGACCTCGGCTTCCGGCCGGAGTACGTCCTCCACGGCGAACAGGCCCACGAGTACGAACGCCCCATCTACGTCGGCGACGTCCTCGAGGGGACGGCCACCCTCGCGGACGTCTTCCAGCGCGAGGGCGGCCGCGCGGGGACGATGACCTTCGCCGTCCTCGAGACCGAGTACCGGACCCGGGACGGCGACCTCGTCCTGACCGACCGCTCGACGGCGATCGAAACGGAGGGCGCGGTCGACGACGGAAGCGGAGCGGACGACGGCGAGAGCAAGGCGGCCAACGGGGCCGCGGAGCCCGCGAGCGACGACCCGACCGAAGCCGACGGCGGCACCGCCGCGACGGAGCCGGCGGCTCCCTCGGCGACGGTCGACGAGTTCGAGCGCGTCCGCACCGTCGCGGAGCTCAAGCCCGGCGACGCCGGCCCCACCGCGGTCGTCGAGGACCTCGAACGCAAGCAGTTCGTCACGTACGCCGGGGCCAGCGGCGACTTCAATCCGATCCACTACGATGAGCCCTACGCTACGGCTGCGGGCAACGAGAGCGTCTTCGGGCAGGGGATGTTCACCGCCGGGATCACCTCCCGCGTCGTCGCCAACTGGTTCGACCTGCGGGACGTCTCGACGTTCGGCGTCCGATTCCAGTCGCGAGTCTTCCCCGACGACACCGTCGTCGCGAGCGGCGAGGTCGTCGAAATCGATCGCGACGCGGGAACGGTGGAAACGGAACTCGAGGCGCGGACGGCCGACGGCGAGACGCTACTGACCGGGACGGCGACGGCTCGGCTTTCGTCTGAAGAGTGA
- a CDS encoding thiolase — MAEPIIAGVAESNLGETPDRNWLDNAAIATVRALEDAGCTLEDVDGVAVAGGDDYMPALVLSEYLDLEEPSFLEGTEIGGSSFEHFCGHVRDAMARGEADVVVVAYGSTRNTGPRDERSLEETHPIDGFVRPTGLFRPPGAYAMAARRHMHEYGTTGEQLAEIAVATREWAAMNPKAAHREPITVDDVLKSRKIAEPFTLLDCCLVSDGGGAVVLVSAEKAAELGVPEIAVAGVASTSTHRQDISEMPDMTTTGAAVTGPKAFEQAGITHDDVDVAEIYDSFTYTALVTLEDLGFCEKGEGGEFVSGGTTAPGGELPMNTQGAGSRIATPDTLASSSSSRPPDSSAASTRESARSTTPRSRSPTAPADSSPRVARSSSGGNHERTSERPP; from the coding sequence GTGGCTGAACCGATCATCGCGGGCGTCGCCGAGAGCAATCTCGGCGAAACACCCGATCGAAACTGGCTGGATAACGCGGCGATTGCGACCGTCCGTGCCCTCGAGGACGCCGGTTGTACTCTCGAAGATGTCGACGGTGTCGCGGTCGCCGGCGGCGATGACTACATGCCCGCACTGGTGCTCTCGGAGTACCTCGATCTCGAGGAGCCCTCGTTCCTCGAGGGGACCGAGATCGGCGGCTCGTCGTTCGAGCACTTCTGTGGCCACGTCCGCGACGCGATGGCTCGCGGCGAGGCCGATGTGGTGGTCGTCGCCTACGGCTCAACCCGAAATACGGGGCCTAGAGACGAGCGATCGCTCGAGGAGACACACCCGATCGACGGCTTCGTCCGACCGACGGGGCTCTTTCGCCCGCCGGGAGCGTACGCCATGGCCGCGCGGCGGCACATGCACGAGTACGGCACCACGGGGGAACAGCTCGCCGAAATCGCCGTCGCGACCCGCGAGTGGGCCGCGATGAATCCCAAGGCCGCGCATCGAGAGCCGATTACGGTTGACGACGTCCTCAAGTCCCGGAAAATCGCGGAGCCATTCACCCTGCTCGACTGCTGTCTCGTCTCGGATGGCGGCGGTGCGGTCGTGCTCGTCTCCGCGGAGAAAGCGGCGGAACTCGGCGTGCCGGAGATCGCCGTCGCGGGCGTCGCCTCGACGAGCACCCACCGCCAGGACATCAGCGAGATGCCGGACATGACGACCACCGGTGCGGCGGTAACGGGACCGAAGGCCTTCGAGCAAGCAGGGATTACCCACGACGACGTCGATGTCGCCGAAATTTACGACTCATTTACCTACACCGCCCTGGTCACCCTCGAGGATCTGGGCTTCTGCGAGAAGGGCGAGGGCGGCGAGTTCGTCTCCGGCGGCACCACCGCACCCGGCGGCGAGTTGCCGATGAACACCCAGGGGGCGGGCTCTCGTATTGCCACCCCGGACACTTTGGCGTCTTCGTCCTCATCGAGGCCGCCAGACAGCTCCGCGGCGAGTACACGGGAGAGCGCCAGGTCGACGACGCCGAGGTCGCGGTCGCCCACGGCACCGGCGGACTCCTCTCCTCGAGTAGCACGGTCGTCCTCCGGAGGGAATCATGAGCGCACCAGTGAAAGACCGCCGTGA
- a CDS encoding SDR family NAD(P)-dependent oxidoreductase, translating into MTIDQFSVAGQTAIVTGSSSGIGKTIVERFADDGANVVVTSRELENVEPVADAINESDRPGEAIAIECDVTDRAAVERLVDETVETFGGLDILINNAGASFQAPLSDISENGWKTIVDINLHGTFHCSQIAVEHMREHGGGRIVNFASVAGTRGSKTMSHYGAAKAGVVNFTTSAAADWAEDGIWVNCIAPGLVATEGVRTQMGVEDDAEEIARTTPDRTIGKPEEVADLAQFLASPAASYMVGETVTIKGIPRLEE; encoded by the coding sequence ATGACGATCGACCAGTTCAGCGTCGCGGGTCAGACCGCGATCGTCACCGGCTCCTCGAGCGGGATCGGGAAAACGATCGTCGAGCGGTTCGCGGACGACGGCGCGAACGTCGTCGTCACCTCTCGAGAACTGGAGAACGTCGAGCCGGTCGCCGACGCGATCAACGAGAGCGACCGGCCGGGCGAGGCCATCGCGATCGAGTGCGACGTGACGGATCGGGCGGCCGTCGAGCGCCTCGTCGACGAGACCGTCGAGACGTTTGGCGGTCTCGACATCCTGATCAACAACGCCGGAGCGAGCTTTCAGGCTCCGCTCTCGGATATCAGCGAGAACGGCTGGAAGACGATCGTCGACATCAACCTCCACGGCACGTTCCACTGCTCGCAGATCGCCGTCGAGCACATGCGCGAGCACGGCGGCGGCCGGATCGTCAACTTCGCCAGCGTCGCGGGAACCCGCGGCTCGAAGACGATGAGCCACTACGGCGCGGCCAAGGCTGGCGTCGTCAACTTCACCACCTCCGCCGCGGCCGACTGGGCGGAAGACGGTATCTGGGTCAACTGTATCGCCCCCGGCCTCGTCGCGACCGAGGGCGTCCGCACCCAGATGGGCGTCGAGGACGACGCCGAGGAGATCGCCCGCACGACACCGGACCGGACGATCGGCAAACCCGAGGAGGTCGCCGACCTCGCGCAGTTCCTCGCCAGCCCGGCCGCCTCCTACATGGTGGGCGAAACGGTCACGATCAAGGGTATCCCGCGCCTCGAGGAGTGA